The Candidatus Angelobacter sp. sequence TGAGCGGCTTCTTGTGTGGGAAATCCAGTTCCACCAGAACGAGGTTTTTCGCGGCATATTGTGAGAATTCAGGCCTGGAGAGCGCCTCGTTCTTGAATTTAATACACCAGCTGCACCAATCCGAACCTGTAAAGTCGAGCAGCACCATTTTCTTTTCTGCCCTGGCCCGGTTCAGGGCCGCGGGAACATCGGTCATCCATTGAGGTTCGGCCACGCACAACGTTGAACATGCCAGCGCGGCGAGAAGAACATAAACGGGTTTTTGCATATTCATCCTTTCGATCGATTTGCGGTTGTTGATTCTGACTTTATCCGTTCCCTACGGTTCGCGCCAGACCTTTTCGTGGACGATTTCGGCGAACCAATGGAGTTCGCGACCGGTTCCCGCGCCGATGCAGACCCCGTGACGCCGGGCAACAAGTATCCTGTTCCCGACGCGGTACCTTGAAGCAGACTCGACATTCATTGGCCGTCCGCCGCCACCGGCAGGGTGAACACAAAAATCGCGCCGCGCCCCGCTTCCTGCCGGACGCTCATCCTGCCCTGATGATCGTCAACGACGCGTTTGCAGATGGAAAGGCCAAGCCCGGTGCCACCGGCTTTACCGTAAGTGGCAAAGGGCTCGAACAACCGTTCGGCAATCTGAGACGGTATTCCCTTTCCACTGTCCTCGAATTCAGTGACAACCTCCCGCTCCTTGCGCGCAATCCGGATTTTGATCTTTCCGCCGCCCGGCATCGCGTCGCAGGAGTTGCTCACCAGGTTGTAAAAAACGTGGGCAAGTCGTGTCGGATCGACCAGCACATTGACCTTGGGCGGCGCCGGCGCCATCTCGATGTTGACGGATCGGGCCGTCAGCTCCGGCCGCAATTCATCGATGATTTCATTCACGAACTGCGCGTAATCCGTCTCGATCAAATTGGAGCTCGTTTTGTCGCCGCGGGTGAACTCGAGAAATTCAGTGACCATTTTCCCCATGCGTTCCACCTGCCGGCGGATGCGGCTTTTCCCCGCCGCCTGCATTTCCGGCGAAGTGCCCTGAATGCTCATCATTTCCGCCGACATGCCGATGATGTGCAGTGGATTCTTCAGATCATGAATGATTGTTCGCGCGAATTTGCCCACCGTAACCAAGCGCTCCACCTGGAGCGCCTCGTCGATGTATTTGCGGTCAAACTCGCGCAGGCGCCGGCTGAAATCCCGAAGCATCCGCAACGCCAGTTTGGGATTGCGCTCCAGAACTTCAGCAAGGTTTTCGCGGGGGACAAAGTAAACTTCGGAAGCCTCCTCAGCGATCGCGTCGGCGGAACGCGGTGCGTCGTCCAGTACCGCCATCTCACCAAAGAATTCGCCCGGACCGAAGGTCGCGAACACCCGTCGTTGGTCGTCCCCGAAACGGGCGCTGATCTGAATTTTCCCGTGAATGATGAAATAAAGTCCGTCACCTGCGTCGCCTTCCTTGAAAATGCGCTCACCCGGTTGAAGCGACCTCAGCTTGGAAAAACGCTCCAGGGAGGTCAGGTCGCCCTCGCCCATTCCTCTGAACATTTCCGTGCTGCGCAGCCCTTGCACCGCGGCAGTTTAACCCGGTTTGCAGCCGCGTAAAGGGGAAGTATGTCACGGACTTGACAGCCGGTGGGAATTCCCGACGATTCCTCCGTGCCAGCCCGCTGGATCAGCTCCGCCCTGTTGCTCTCGATTGTTTCGCCGGTTTTCGGCCTCGCGGAAGATGCACCGGCGTTTCAGGTTGGAGTGGCGCAAGTGGACATTACTCCGGACCAGCCGATCCGGTTGACCGGTTATGCCGTCCGCAAAACAGAGTCCGAAGGCATCGAGCAACGACTCTGGACCAAAGCGCTGGCCATCGGCAGCGACGCGGACGGCCCGGCACTCCTTATCACGGTGGACAACTGCGGCGTTTGCGCCAACGTCATTGACGAAGTCGCCGAGCGGTTGAAAGCAAAAGCGGGCATCCCGCGCGAGCGCATCGCCGTGTGTTCGTCTCACACTCATTCGGGCCCCTGCACCGTCGGCTTCGCGCCCAACATTTTCGCCATGCCGATTCCATCCGGTCATCAGGCGACGATCGAACGCTACACGCGGCAGTTGACGGACAAGCTGGAGCAGGTCGCGCTGTCCGCGTTGGCGAACCGACAGCCGGCTCGACTGGCCTGGAACGAAGGGACCGCCGGGTTCGCGCGCAACCGCCGCGTGGTGGTCGGGACCTCCGCCCAATTCGGCGACAACGCCCTTGGACCGGTTGACCGTTCACTGCCGGTTCTTTGCGCAATCGGACCCGACGGCAGGG is a genomic window containing:
- a CDS encoding thioredoxin family protein; the encoded protein is MQKPVYVLLAALACSTLCVAEPQWMTDVPAALNRARAEKKMVLLDFTGSDWCSWCIKFKNEALSRPEFSQYAAKNLVLVELDFPHKKPLSPALKKANKALQEKYNVEGFPTFVVLNDQGKEVGRQVGYAEGGAKVFIAKLEKFKGK
- a CDS encoding ATP-binding protein, which produces MQGLRSTEMFRGMGEGDLTSLERFSKLRSLQPGERIFKEGDAGDGLYFIIHGKIQISARFGDDQRRVFATFGPGEFFGEMAVLDDAPRSADAIAEEASEVYFVPRENLAEVLERNPKLALRMLRDFSRRLREFDRKYIDEALQVERLVTVGKFARTIIHDLKNPLHIIGMSAEMMSIQGTSPEMQAAGKSRIRRQVERMGKMVTEFLEFTRGDKTSSNLIETDYAQFVNEIIDELRPELTARSVNIEMAPAPPKVNVLVDPTRLAHVFYNLVSNSCDAMPGGGKIKIRIARKEREVVTEFEDSGKGIPSQIAERLFEPFATYGKAGGTGLGLSICKRVVDDHQGRMSVRQEAGRGAIFVFTLPVAADGQ